One Baekduia alba genomic window, CGCTCAACGCCACGCTGGCGCGACCGCTCACGCGCGACGACGTCGTCGGCACCTACGCCGGGCTGCGCCCGCTGGTCGAGAGCAGTGAGGCCAAGACCGCCGACCTCTCGCGCAAGCACGCCGTGATCCGCTCCGGCGGCGGGCTGGTCAGCGTCGTCGGCGGCAAGCTGACGACCTACCGGCAGATGGCGCAGGACGCCGTCGACGCCGCGGTCGACGCCGGCGGGCTGGCCGGAGCCGCGGGTGCCTGCCGGACCAAGGACCTCCCGCTCGTCGGCGCCGCGCCTCGCGACGCGCTGGCCGCCGTCGCCGCGCCGCGGCGCCTCGTCGACCGTCACGGCACGCTGGCCCCGGACGTCCTCGCGCTCGCCGGCGGCGATCCCGACCTGCTCGCGCCGATGCTCCCCGGCCTCGACGTCCTGGCGGTCGAAGCGCTCTACGCCGTCGAGTGCGAAGGCGCGTTGGACGCCGACGACGTCCTGGACCGCCGCACCCGCATCGGCCTCGTGGACGCGGCGCGCGTCCAGGCTCGTCCAGTCGTGGACGCGTTGCTGGCGAGAAGTGGTCAAGCTTCCGCAGCGTGACCGACGCCACGACCGAGGCCATCCTCGACGCGACCCGCGCCTCCGTCCTGGACTTCGGGATCCGGCGCACCACGCTCACCGACGTCGCCCGCCGCGCGAGCGTGAGCCGCATGACCGTCTACCGGCGCTACCCCGACGTCGACGCCGTCCTGCGCGACCTGATGACGCGCGAGTTCGGCGCAGCGATGGCGGAGGTCGCCCAGGACCTCAGCGGCAGCAACGGCCGCGAGCGCGTCAGCGGCCACATCATGGCGTCGGTCGAGGCGTTCCGGTCCAGCCCGTTGATGTCCAAGATCATCGAGGCCGAGCCCGAGCTGCTGCTGCCCTACGTGCTGGGCCGGATGGGCGAGACGCAGCGCGCCGCGGTCGGCCTGCTCACGCAGGAGATCGCCGACGGCCAGGCCGACGGCTCGATCCGCCCCGGCGACGTGCGCGTCATGGCCCAGGCGCTCCTGCTCGTGACGCAGTCCTTCATCCTGTCGGGCTCGATCGCCGAGGACGTCCCGCCGACCGCGCTGCACGACGAGCTCTCGCGGCTGATCGTGGCGGTCTTGACGCCGTAGGGGCGGGACACCGGGTCAGGCTCAGGCGATCGCCTTCAGGAACGTGATCGCCAGGACGAGCAGGACGAGGACCGCGAGGATCGCCGCGGTGCGCGCCGCCCAGTCGGCGTGCGAGGACTCGGTGCCGTGCTCGCGCGCGACGCGGACCGGCGGGGCAGCGACGCCGGCGGGCTCGGCCAGCGCGCGGTCGCGCTCCTCCTCGGCGGCGCCGAGCGCGTCGCGCAGCGTGTCGACGCGCTCCTGCCCCCGGAGGCGCTCGCGCTCCGCGGCGCGCTCCTCGGCGTCACTCAGCTCGCGGCGCGCGGCGTCGCGCTCCTGGAGCGCCTGCTCGCGGCGGCGCGCCGGGCCGTCGGCGATCTGGTCGCGCTCGCGCAGCTCGCGCCGCAGGGCGTCGCGTTCTTGAAGGACGTGGTCGCGCTCGGCGAGCGCGGCGTCGCGGACGGCCACGGCCGCGTCGCGGGCGGCCAGCGCCTCGTCGCGCTGGCGCAGCTCGCCTCGGACCGCCTCGCGGTCGGGCTTGGGCGGCGGCGGGGCCGCGCGGCGCGCCTCCGCGGCCTCCTCGCGCTCGCGGCGCAGGAACGCGACCTCGGCCTCGAGGCGCCGCGCGCGCTCGGTCGCGTCGGTCAGCTCGGCGCGCAGCGCGTCGACCGGGTCGCGGTCGACCGCGACGGCGTCGGCCGTCCGGACCAGCGGCACCACGATGCTCGGCGCGACGGCCAGCTCGGTGCGCGCCACGTCGGGCTCGTCGCCGTCCTTCCACGGGAACGCGGCGACCCACGGCTCGCCCTCCTGCGCCGGCCACGGCTTGTGCTCGAGGTCGGCGAGCAGCGTCTTCTCGCCGCCGGTCGCGCGGTCGTGGACGACCAGCGCCGGCCGGACGAAGCGGACCCCGCGAACGCCCGACCACGTCCCCTCGACCTCCAGGCGCGCGCCGTCGACCGCCTCGAAGCGGGTCAGCGCGAAGTCCACGGTGGCGCCATCCATGGCGGCGGGTATGCCCACCGACGCGCTCCGGCTACCGCCCAGGCGGGCGCAGGCCCTGCGACATGACGCGATCCAGCTCGTCGTCGGTCAGCGCGCGGGGCGCCAGCGGCGTGCGCGCGGCGTCGGCGCGCAGTCCGTCGAGGATCAGCGCGAGATACCGGCGCCAGACGTCGGGCGCGAGGTCGCCGGCGTACTCGATGACCGCGGTGAGCATCAGCTGGATCACCGGCGTGTCGGTGACGTCGAAGTCCGGGCGCAGCTGGCCGTCGGCCTTGGCGCGCGCGACGAGCCCGCCGACCAGCGGCTTGATCCGGTCGCGTGCGGAGGCGACGCGCTGCTGGCCGTGGGCGTTGGAGAACACGATCTCCTTCAGCGCGCGGTCGTGGCCGTGCAGGCTGACGGCCTGGTCGAAGAAGCAGGTCAGGGCGGCCCACGAGTCGGCCATCTCGCCGCACTCGCGGGCGATCGCGACGACGGCGTCGATGCGCTCCTCGAACAGCGCGTCGATCAGCGTCTCCTTGTCGGGGAAGCGGCGGTAGACGGTCCCGACCCCGACGCCCGCGCGCTCGGCGACGGCGTCGAGCGTCGCGCCCAGGCCGACCTCGGCGAACAGCTCGCCGGCCGCCGCCAGGATGCGCTGGCGGTTGCGCTCCGCGTCCTTGCGCAGCGGGCGATCCGGCGGGTGTGTGCTCACCATCACGGACGAGCGTACCAAAAGCGGAGGAGATAGCTCCATTTGTGTGCTAGGCTGTCGATAGAACGGAGGAGACTCCTCCACTTCCTCTTCATCCGACCCCTCTCCCCATCTGCCATGACTCCCACCGAACACCACGACGCCCACCACTCGCGGCGTTGGCTGATCCTCGCGGTCCTCGGGCTCGCCCAGCTGATGGTCGTGCTCGACGCGACGATCGTGAACATCGCGCTACCCAGCGCCCAGAAGGACCTCGGCTTCTCCGACGAGAGCCGTCAGTGGATCGTCACCGCCTACGCGCTCGCGTTCGGCTCGCTCCTGCTCCTCGGCGGCCGCATCGGCGACCTCTTCGGCCGCAAGTGGGTCTTCATCGCCGGCCTCGCCGGCTTCGCCGTCGCGTCCGCGGCCGGCGGCGCCGCGCAGTCCTTCGGGATGCTCGTCGCGGCCCGCGCCGCGCAGGGCGTCTTCGGCGCGATGCTCGCCCCGGCCGCGCTGTCGCTGCTGACCACGACGTTCACCGACCCCGCCGAGCGCAACAAGGCCTTCGGCATCTTCGGCGCGATCGCCGGCTCCGGCGCCGCCGCCGGCCTGCTCCTCGGCGGCGTGCTCACCGAGTACCTCTCCTGGCGCTGGTGCCTCTACGTGAACCTCGCGTTCGCCGGCGTCGCCGTGTTCGGCGCGTTCACGCTGCTGACCAACATCGCCCAGGCCAACAAGCCGCGCCTGGACATCCCCGGCACGGTGACCGCCTCGGCCGGCCTGTTCTCGTTGGTGTACGGCTTCTCGCACGCGTCGCAGACGTCGTGGACCAACCCCACCACGCTCGGCTTCCTCGTCGCCGGCGTCGTCCTGCTCGCGGCCTTCGTCCTCATCCAGCAGCGCGTCGCCCACCCGCTGCTGCCGCTCCGCGTGGTCCTGGACCGCGACCGCGGCGGCGCGTACCTCGCGATGGGCCTGTCGGCGATCTCGATGTTCGGCGTCTTCCTGTTCCTGACCTACTACCTGCAGCAGAACCTCGGCTTCTCGCCGATCAAGACCGGCCTGGCCTTCCTGCCGATGACGTTCGCCATCATGTTCTCGGCGACGACGTCGCAGACCCAGCTGATGCCGCGCACCGGCGCCCGGCCGCTGATCGGGACGGGCCTCGCGCTCGGCGCGATCGGCATGCTGTACCTGACCGGGATCGGCGTGGACTCGTCCTACGCGTCGCACGTGCTGCCGGGCCTGCTCGTCATGGGATTGGGCCTCGGCCTGGTCTTCGCGCCGGCGATGTCGAGCGCCACGCTCGGCGTCGACCCCAGCGACGCGGGCGTCGCCTCGGCGACGGTCAACACGATGCAGCAGATCGGCGGCTCGATCGGCACGGCGCTGCTGTCGACGCTGGCCGCGTCGGCCACGACCGCCGCGCTGGACACCGGCGGGGCGCCGACCAAGGCCGTCGTCGCGCAGGCCGCGGTCCACGGCTACACCACCGCGTTCTACTGGTCGGCCGCGATCTTCGCGGTGGCCGCCGTCCTCTGCACGGCCCTGCTGCGCTCCGGCGCGCGCGCGCCGTCGACGGTCGGCGAGCCGGTCTTCGCGCACTAGCCATCTGGCTCGCGCACCAAGCCCGGATCGGGAGAGGGTCCGAGGAAAGGCAGACGGCGGTCGGCGAGGTGTTCGCCGACCGCCTTGCCGTCTGCGCTCCAGGCGCTCCCGCCTCAGTGCTGCAGCAGCGCGCGGGCCGAGCGGGCCGTCGCGTCCGCCAGGGCGCGGCAGATGAAGATCGCCACCGGGATCAGGACCAGGCCCGCGGCCACCCGCGCGGCCTGCGGGCCGGCGGCGTGCGAGCTCAGGAACTGCAGCGCGTCGTTGTTGGTGTCGCTGTCGTCGGGCACCGCCCAGTACCAGAGCGGCTGGGTGATGAAGCCCACGGCGGAGGACCAGAGCGTCACCGCGACGCTGAACCCGAACGTGCCCAGCGGCAGGAGGATCAGGCCCCAGACGGTGTCGCGCCAGGCGCCGACGTCGGTGGCCGAGGCCGTGAAGCGCGACCAGAGGCCGCCGCGCCACAGACGATCGGTCCGCCGCACGGCGCCGTCGGCGAGCACCCAGCCCGCACGCCGGCGCTCGACGTCGCCCATCGCGCGGGCGGCGATCAGGGTCGCGAGCAGGACCGGGATGCCGAGCAGCGTGACGGCGAGGCCGGCCGCGGTCGCCAGGCCGGTGACGAGGACGCTGAACGTCACGACGCCGGCGGGGAGCCCGGCGACGAGGTACAGCGCGTCGCGGCCGATCGTCGCCGGCCGCGGGAGGGAGAGCGACGACGGGGAGGAGGAGGAGGAGGAGGAGGAGAGCGTGGTGGTCGGGGAGGTCGTGGACATGGCCATCATCTTGCGCGCGCGGCGCCGCTGCGGCCAGCCGGCCGCCCCGCGGATCGGACCTCCGGAAAACCCTACGACGGCGCTCGATGGGCGCTAGCGGCCGACCGCGGAGCCCGCGCCGCCGAAGCGCTCGCGCAGCTCGCGCTTGAGCAGCTTGCCCGACGGGTTCTTGGGCAGCTCGTCGACGAAGTGGATCGCCTTGGGCAGCTTGAAGGACGCCAGGTGGGCGCGCGCGTGCGCGAGGAGCTCGGCCTCGGAGACCGGCTCGCGCGTGACGACGACCGCGCTGATGGCCTCGATCCACTTCTCGTGCGGCGTGCCGATCACCGCGACCTCCGCGACGGCCGGGTGCGTGTACAGCGCCTCCTCGACCTCGCGGCTGGCGACGAGGACGCCACCGGTGTTGATGACGTCCTTGACGCGGTCGACGACGAAGATGTAGCCCTCGGGGTCGATCCGGACGAGGTCGCCCGAGTGGAACCAGCCGCCGGCGAACGCCTCCTCGGTCGCCTCCGCGTTGTCCCAGTAGCCGGTGCACAGCTGCGGCGAGCGGTACAGGACCTCGCCGGTGCCGCCGGCGGTGACGTCGTTGCCCTCGTCGTCGATGACCTTGATCTCGACGAAGAGCACGGGCCGGCCGGCGGAGTCCGGGCGCTCGTCGTGCTCCTCGGGGCGCAGCACGGTCGCCAGCGGCGCGATCTCGGACTGGCCGAAGGCGTTGTAGAAGCCGACGCCGCCCAGCGCCTCGCGCAGCCGCTGGAGCACCGGCACGGGCATGATCGACGCGCCGTAGTAGGCCTTCCTGAGCGAGGTCAGGTCGCGCGTGGCGAAGTCCGGGTGCTCGGAGAGCGCGATCCAGACGGTCGGCGGCGCGAAGAGGCTCGTGATGCCGTCGCGCTCGACGCGCGCCAGGACGTCGGTCGGGTCCGGCTTCTCGACGACGTGGTTGGTGGCGCCAAGCATCAGGTACGGCAGCAGGAAGGCGTGCATCTGCGCCGAGTGGTAGAGCGGCAGCGGGTGGAGCGGGACGTCGTCGGCCGCCATGTCGAGCGCCACGACGCACGACACGTACTCGTGGACGAACGCGCGGTGGGTCATCATCGCGCCCTTTGGCGCGGCCGTCGTGCCCGAGGTGTACAACAACTGGACGAGGTCGTCGTCGGCGATGTGGATCGCCTCCAGGCTCGGGACCTCGCCGGTCAGCGCCCAGGCGAGGACGTCGGTCTTGTCGTCGATCCCGTCGCGGATGGTGCCGACGCGCTCGAGGTCGCCGAGGTCGTCCATCACCGCGTCGACGGCGGGCATGAGGCCGGGGTCGGCGAACAGCGCCGTCGAGCGCGCGTCGTTGATGATGTAGGACAGCTCCGCGCCGACCAGGTTGTAGTTGACCGGGACGTGGACCAGGCCGGCGCGCGCGCAGCCGAGGTAGAGGAAGAGGTAGGCGTCGGAGTTCGTGCCGTAGGCGGCGACCCTCTCGCCTTTGCGCAGCCCGAGCTCGAGCAGGCGGCCGGCGACGCGGCTGACGGCGTCGTCGAGCTCCTCGTAGGTCCAGCGGCGCTCGCCGAAGTGCAGCGCGACGCGGGTCGGCGACCGCCGGGCGCTGCGCCGGATGAGGTCGGAGACGGTGCTCGCGTTGGTCAGATCCACGGCCATGGCCGCAACGCTACTGCCCGACGGTGGACCCGCGGACGACCAGTTCGGAGGGCAGCACCTCGTTCTTCGGGCGGCGGCCCTGGAGCTTGGCGAGCAGCAGCTCGAAGGCGGCCGCGCCGAGGGCCTCGGGGTCGAAGGCGACGGTGGTCAGCGGCGGGTTGGTCAGGCGCGCGAGCTCGAGGTCGTCGAAGCCGACGACGGCGACGTCCTCCGGGACCCGGAGGCCGAGCTGGTGGCAGGCGGCGACCATGCCGGCGGCGAGGAGGTCGTCGTCGCAGAGGAAGGCGGTCGGGCGGTCGGGGCGGTCGAGCAGCGCGCGGGCGGCGGCGATCGTGGAGTCGGCGTCGAAGGAGGTGGTGCCGACGGGCATCGTGCCGGGATCGACGCCGTTGGCCTTCAGGTGCGCCGCCCAGCGCTCGTGGCGGAGGTCGAAGGTCTGGCCGCCGGTCTCGATCCCGGCCTCGAGGCGGAGCGAGCCGATCCGGGTGTGACCGAGGTGGTGGAGATGCTCCATCGCCGCGTCGGTCCCGCCCTCGGAGTCCAGCCGGACGAACGGGAGGCCGGGCTGGACGGACTCGACCATCACGATCGGCGGCGCGCCGGGCGCGCGCATCGCGGGCGACGGGACGGCGGCGAAGTAGAGGAAGCCGTCGATGGCGCCGTCGCGCAGCGCCTCGACCGCGGCCTCGCCGCGGCCGTAGTTGTCGTCGATGAGAACGACGACGTGGCCGGCCTCCGAGGCGGCCTTCTGCGCGCCGCGCAGCGTGCGGCCGAAGAAGGGGTGCGTGACGTCGCGCACGACGAGGCCGACGGCCGACGCGGTCCCCGACCGCAGGGCGCGCGCCGCCGCGTTGGGGCGGTAGCCGAGCTGCCGGGCCGCCTCCCGGACGGCGTTGGCGGTCGTCTCCGAGATCCGGCCCGTGGCCTTGCCGGAGAAGACGAGCGAGACCGTCGTCTGGCTGACGCCCGCCTTCTTGGCGACGTCGACGCTCGTGACCTTCCGCGACCGCTGCGAGGCGGCACCGGAGACGGGGCGGGAGCTGCGGGAGTTCGCGGCGATCCGGGGATGCAACCACGCGGGCCGGTGGCGTGCGCTGAGGGCGTGCGCGGGGCGCGCTTGCGGGCACCACGTCATACGTAGTACAGTGCTACGTATGACCTCTCTCCACCTCCACCGTTCATCCGGCTTCCTGGCGCGCAGCGCGCTGCTGACGCTCGCCCTCGCGGGGTGCGCCACGGCGGGTGCCGCCCAGCAGGGCGACGACGCCGAAGGCAGCGCCGGCGCGCCGCGCATCGCGGTCCTCGCGGGCAGCGACGCGTCGTCCGCCGACATCGCGGCCGCAACCCACGGCCGCGCCGTCGTGGTCCGCCGCGCCAGCGGGACCTTCGAGGCGCAGGCCCAGGCCACGCGCCTGGCGGCCGAGGGCTACGACACCGTCATCGGCGTTGGCGCCCAGGCCCGCGCCGCCGTCTCCCAGGCCGACGCCGGCGAGGTCGGCGCCGGGACCCGCTGGCAGTCGGCGTCGCGCTGAGCGAGCACAGCCGCGGTGGCTAGCCGAGGCACGCGTCGTGCGCGTTGCGGGCGACGCCGATCGAGGCGATGACCTTGCCTTGGGTCGTGAGCAGCGTGAGCGCGCCGGTCCCCAGCGACGGCGTGAGCACGCGTGCGCCCGTGCGCTGGATGTTGTAGGACCCGCTCGGGACGCGGGCACGGCTGACGACGCGGCCGTCGGCCAGCGCGTGGGTCCGGACCGTCCGGCCGTCGCCGCTGGCGACGTAGGCGGTCGCCGGGCCGAACGCGACGTGCTGCGGCGCGGCGTCGGCGCCGAGGGTGCGGACGAGCGCGTAGGTGGAGGTGTCGAAGACCGCGATCCGCGGCTCCCGGCCGGCCGTCACCCACGCCCGGCGCCCGCTCGGCGAGAACGCGACGTCGTGGGCCAGGAACGGCGGGCGGACGGTCGCGACCCGCCGTCCTCGCCGCGGGTCGACGATCGCGATCTCGGCCGCGCTCGAGCCGAGCGCGACCCACAGCCGCCGGCCGTCCGGCGTCAACCCGAGATGCCGGGCGCCGTCGCCGACCGCGATCCGCCGCCGGACGCGACCGGCCGGGACGTCGACCACGGCGACCTCGCCCGCGCCGCCGTCGCTGACGTACGCCGTCGCACCGCCGGGCGCGAACGCCGTGTATCGCGGCCGGACGAACCCACGGAGGACACGCCGCACACGGCGCTCGCGAAGGTCGAGCACCGAGATCGCCCCCGCGCCCGCATGCCCGACGACGGCCCAACGGCCATCCGGCGAGCGCTCGATCGACCGCGGATCCTCGACGGTGCGGACCCGTTGGACGACCCGCCGCGCGCCGAGCGCGACGACCGCGACATGCGCCTCGGTGTCGGCGGTGACGAAGGCGACGGCCGCGGGACCGTCGATCGGCCACCGCCCCGAGACGAGCGCGGGGAACGCGGCGAGGCCCAGTCCGATGAGCTCCCGGCGATCGAGCATGTGAGGAGATACGCCGGGCGCGGCGGCGGAGGTCCCGGGGCGAGGCGCGGTGGCGGAGATCACGACGACGGTCGCGGCGCCGGCGCCGACCACGCACCGGTGCGGAACGGCCGGCGCTTGCCGCACCCGCCGACGGCGGGCGGGGCGCGTCGACCGACGGCGGGCGCGGCGCGGCGAGCGCGAGGCGCGCCTACAGCACCGCGAACGCCATGCAGCCGGACACGTGGAAGTCCGCTGGTGCGCCGAGGGCTGCGTGGAGCTCGTCGGCGGTGCGGGGCGTGGCGACTTCGCCGGCGCGGTGGAGGACGTCGAGGTAGCGGCGGCCGCGGGTGGTCTCGGCGACGAGGGAGGAGAGGTGGAGCTCGCCGTCGGGTGCCGTCTGGGCGCGCAGCGCCGGCATCAGCTCGTCGAGGTCCGCGAAGAGGTGCGCGAGGCCCAGCGCCAGCACCGTCGTGAAGCCCGCGGGCGGGAAGGGCAGCGCGGTCACGTCGGCCTGGACCAGGCGGATGCGCTCCGGCACGTCGTCCCCATCGTCGGCCAACCGGCGCGCGGCGCGCTCGAGCATCGCGCGGCTCAGGTCGACCAGGACGGTCGGGCGCCCGGAGCGGCGGTGCAGCGCGGCGGTCGCGGCGGCGCTGCCGGCCGCCGCCTCCAGGACCGGCCCGGTCCGCGCCGCCAGGGCGCGCGCCGCGAACGCCTCGTACTCGCTGGGCGCGGTGCTCCAGGCGAGCCGGTTGTAGACGCGCGATCGGACCAGCCGGTCATAGACCGCGGCACGACGGTCGTACGGCGCACCGGCGTCCTGCACATCCGACTCGATTCTCCACATGGAGAAACCGTAGCACGTATCCTTCTCCACGTGGAGAAGACGACCAAGACCCGCCTGCTCGACCACGCGCTCGACCTCCTGGGCCGCCAGGGCGCCAGCGCGCTGACCGTCCGCGCGGTCGAGGACGCCGCCGGCGTCCCGCACGGCTCGGTCCGCCACCACTTCGGCGACCGCTCGGGCCTGGTCCGGGCGCTCTTCGACCACCTCGCCGACCGCGAAGGCGCGGTGGCGGCGAGCACGACCGAGGCGTTCGCCCACTGGCTCGGCCCCGGCCGGACGCTGACGCTCGCCCGCTACGAGCTCTTCCTCCTGGCCGCGCGCGACCCGACCCTCCGCGCGCCGCTGGTCGCCGCGCGCGACCGCTTCGTCGCCCTGGCCGCCGAGCGCGTCGGCGCCGAGGCGGCACCGGCGGTCGTCGCCGCGCTCGACGGCCTCGTCCTCGACGCGCTGGTCCGCGGCGAGCGCGATCCGGACAAGTTGCGCGCTGCCGCGACACGTCTGACCACACCGCCTGCCTGAGCATCCGACCGTCGCGGTCGCCCGACGACGCGGACGTGTGATCTTCGCCGGCGCACGGTGTCTCCACCACGGAATCGGTCCTCCGGGACCGCCGACGCCCCCGGTCGTGCCGCCAACCTCAGCCTCAGGCGGCGCGACCGGGTCGTCGGTCCACACCGCGCACCGAATCGGATTTCAACGCTGCGCTTGCACCCAGCAGTGAGGGTCGTTACAGTGCCGCGCCACCTCGCGCGATGCCTGGTCCGACCCCACTCCTGCCTTGTCGCCGCTCAGCAATCGAGAGCGCGCGCCGCTAGCCCGCCACGTCGTCGTCCCGTGCGTCGGCGATCGCCTCGAGCGTCTCGACCAGACGCCCCCAGCCGCGGTAGCGCACGGCGTAGATGCGCCGCATCAGGTTGGGCGCGGCGGCCGCCGGCTCCTCGCGCACGAGCGCGATCAGGCCCGCCGACGCGAGCGCCCGCATCGCGTGGTTGACGCGATCGAACGGCTCGCCGAGATCCTCGGCCATCTCCGTCGGGCTGCGCGGCCGCTCCTCCAGCGCCAGCAGGATCGGCAGCCGCACCGGATGGCGGAGCTCCGCCAGGAGGGTCGCCGCCTCGTCCGACAAGCTTCCCACGCGTTCTCTCAGCCCGACCCGAAGACAGGAGCCTGATCCGCATGGCGACCAAGCGCCAACAGCAGCAGCGCCGCAAGACCCTGCGCCCGCACCCCACCCGCGACCAGATCGTGGACGCGATGCGCAGCTACGGAGAGCCCATCAGCCCCACGCGTCTCAGCGAGGTCACCGGCAACACGCTGGGGGCCGTCGCCTACCACGTGCGCACGCTGCTCTCGGCCGGCGTGGTCGAGCTGGCCGAGGAGGGTCGCGTCCGCGGCGCGGTCGAGCACTTCTACGCGCTCGTCCCCGACAACGAGGCCGACCTCAACGATCCGCTCGTCGGGCTGCAGAAGCTCTGCGGCGTCCTGACGCTGCCCGATCCCGAGGGCGGCTACCCGGTCCCGGTCCCGCTCGACGACGAGGCCCGGGCGGCCCTGCAGAAGCTCCTCGACACGCTGCGCCCGAAGGTGCAGAAGATCGTCAAGGAGACCGCCAAGCGCACGGCAGGCGGCTAGCGCCGCCGTCGGCGGCCTCGCTGCTGGGCGTCGTGGCCCGCTGCTCGTCGTCGTCACCCCCGGAACCGATCCATGGACTCGTCGACCTAGGGACGAGACTGACAGAGTTGTGACGATCTCCAGGCCACGTTCGGTTTCTAAACCCCTGAGCGGTGTGCGAGGATGAGCCGCGGATGCGACGTGGCCTCCTGAGACTCGGACACGGAAGAACGAGATCGGGGTTCGTCCGGGCCCGGGAGGACCCGGCGACCTTCGCCGACGTCTACCTCGAGTACCACGACCACGTCCTGCGGTTCTTCGCGCGACGCACGTTCGACCCCGAGACGGCTTTCGACCTGATGGCCGAGACGTTCGCCGAGCTGTTCGCGCACATCGACGCCTTCCGTGGCGAGACCGAGGAGCAGGGGCGCGCCTGGATGTGGACGGTCGCGCGCCACCAGCTCTACCGCTGGCGCGAGCGCGGCGTGGTCGAGCGACGATCGCTGGAGCGGATCGGCCTGCCGGTCGCCACGCTCGGGCCGGCCGAGTACGAGCGGATCGAGGAGCTCGCCGACCTCCAGCGCCTGCGGCCGGTCCTGGACCGCGCGCTGGACGGCCTCGGCCCCGACCAGCGCAGCGCGCTGCGCGAGCGGATCCTCGACCAGCGCGAGTACGACGCGATCGCGGCCGACGCGGGCGTGAGCGCCCAGGTCGTGCGCGCGCGCGTGTCACGCGGGCTGCGCCAGCTCGCGCAGACGCTCGACGGGACCGACCACGCCCCGACCGGGCCCGAGCAGCACGTCGCCTGACGGCCGCGCCCCGCAAAGTCCGGGGACTTGCGCGCCGAGCCGACGGCACGCCCTTCTACGCTTGACGCATGGCCCCCGACCCCCACGACCGCGCCCTGGAGGACTGGGTGCTGGCCAAGGTCGCGGGGCTCGACCGCGAGGGCCTGGGCTTGGGGCTCGGCGTCCGCGAGCTGCCGGTGCCGGGCGTCGCGGAGGCCGCGGCGATGGACGAGCGCGTCGTCGGCGTGGTGCTCGACCGGCTGCGCACCCGCGGGCTCGTGCGGGCGATCGAGGCCGAGCCGCCGCGCGTGCTGCTGACGCCCGAGGGGCGCCGCGGCGCGGCCGCGCTGGCGTCGGCGTCGGCGTCGGCGTCGGCGTCGGCGTCCGGGTCCGCCGCGACCACCACCACCGCACCGCCGGAGGTCGACGCGTCGCGCTTCGTCTTCCTGCGCCCGCAGGCGCCCGAGAAGCGCGACTGGCGCGACGCCGACGACGTCTGCGACTTCCACCCGAGCCGGCGCAAGAG contains:
- a CDS encoding TetR/AcrR family transcriptional regulator — its product is MTDATTEAILDATRASVLDFGIRRTTLTDVARRASVSRMTVYRRYPDVDAVLRDLMTREFGAAMAEVAQDLSGSNGRERVSGHIMASVEAFRSSPLMSKIIEAEPELLLPYVLGRMGETQRAAVGLLTQEIADGQADGSIRPGDVRVMAQALLLVTQSFILSGSIAEDVPPTALHDELSRLIVAVLTP
- a CDS encoding TetR/AcrR family transcriptional regulator — its product is MVSTHPPDRPLRKDAERNRQRILAAAGELFAEVGLGATLDAVAERAGVGVGTVYRRFPDKETLIDALFEERIDAVVAIARECGEMADSWAALTCFFDQAVSLHGHDRALKEIVFSNAHGQQRVASARDRIKPLVGGLVARAKADGQLRPDFDVTDTPVIQLMLTAVIEYAGDLAPDVWRRYLALILDGLRADAARTPLAPRALTDDELDRVMSQGLRPPGR
- a CDS encoding MFS transporter — its product is MTPTEHHDAHHSRRWLILAVLGLAQLMVVLDATIVNIALPSAQKDLGFSDESRQWIVTAYALAFGSLLLLGGRIGDLFGRKWVFIAGLAGFAVASAAGGAAQSFGMLVAARAAQGVFGAMLAPAALSLLTTTFTDPAERNKAFGIFGAIAGSGAAAGLLLGGVLTEYLSWRWCLYVNLAFAGVAVFGAFTLLTNIAQANKPRLDIPGTVTASAGLFSLVYGFSHASQTSWTNPTTLGFLVAGVVLLAAFVLIQQRVAHPLLPLRVVLDRDRGGAYLAMGLSAISMFGVFLFLTYYLQQNLGFSPIKTGLAFLPMTFAIMFSATTSQTQLMPRTGARPLIGTGLALGAIGMLYLTGIGVDSSYASHVLPGLLVMGLGLGLVFAPAMSSATLGVDPSDAGVASATVNTMQQIGGSIGTALLSTLAASATTAALDTGGAPTKAVVAQAAVHGYTTAFYWSAAIFAVAAVLCTALLRSGARAPSTVGEPVFAH
- a CDS encoding sensor domain-containing protein; translated protein: MSTTSPTTTLSSSSSSSSPSSLSLPRPATIGRDALYLVAGLPAGVVTFSVLVTGLATAAGLAVTLLGIPVLLATLIAARAMGDVERRRAGWVLADGAVRRTDRLWRGGLWSRFTASATDVGAWRDTVWGLILLPLGTFGFSVAVTLWSSAVGFITQPLWYWAVPDDSDTNNDALQFLSSHAAGPQAARVAAGLVLIPVAIFICRALADATARSARALLQH
- a CDS encoding acyl-CoA synthetase translates to MAVDLTNASTVSDLIRRSARRSPTRVALHFGERRWTYEELDDAVSRVAGRLLELGLRKGERVAAYGTNSDAYLFLYLGCARAGLVHVPVNYNLVGAELSYIINDARSTALFADPGLMPAVDAVMDDLGDLERVGTIRDGIDDKTDVLAWALTGEVPSLEAIHIADDDLVQLLYTSGTTAAPKGAMMTHRAFVHEYVSCVVALDMAADDVPLHPLPLYHSAQMHAFLLPYLMLGATNHVVEKPDPTDVLARVERDGITSLFAPPTVWIALSEHPDFATRDLTSLRKAYYGASIMPVPVLQRLREALGGVGFYNAFGQSEIAPLATVLRPEEHDERPDSAGRPVLFVEIKVIDDEGNDVTAGGTGEVLYRSPQLCTGYWDNAEATEEAFAGGWFHSGDLVRIDPEGYIFVVDRVKDVINTGGVLVASREVEEALYTHPAVAEVAVIGTPHEKWIEAISAVVVTREPVSEAELLAHARAHLASFKLPKAIHFVDELPKNPSGKLLKRELRERFGGAGSAVGR
- a CDS encoding LacI family DNA-binding transcriptional regulator encodes the protein MHPRIAANSRSSRPVSGAASQRSRKVTSVDVAKKAGVSQTTVSLVFSGKATGRISETTANAVREAARQLGYRPNAAARALRSGTASAVGLVVRDVTHPFFGRTLRGAQKAASEAGHVVVLIDDNYGRGEAAVEALRDGAIDGFLYFAAVPSPAMRAPGAPPIVMVESVQPGLPFVRLDSEGGTDAAMEHLHHLGHTRIGSLRLEAGIETGGQTFDLRHERWAAHLKANGVDPGTMPVGTTSFDADSTIAAARALLDRPDRPTAFLCDDDLLAAGMVAACHQLGLRVPEDVAVVGFDDLELARLTNPPLTTVAFDPEALGAAAFELLLAKLQGRRPKNEVLPSELVVRGSTVGQ
- a CDS encoding YncE family protein, encoding MLDRRELIGLGLAAFPALVSGRWPIDGPAAVAFVTADTEAHVAVVALGARRVVQRVRTVEDPRSIERSPDGRWAVVGHAGAGAISVLDLRERRVRRVLRGFVRPRYTAFAPGGATAYVSDGGAGEVAVVDVPAGRVRRRIAVGDGARHLGLTPDGRRLWVALGSSAAEIAIVDPRRGRRVATVRPPFLAHDVAFSPSGRRAWVTAGREPRIAVFDTSTYALVRTLGADAAPQHVAFGPATAYVASGDGRTVRTHALADGRVVSRARVPSGSYNIQRTGARVLTPSLGTGALTLLTTQGKVIASIGVARNAHDACLG
- a CDS encoding class I SAM-dependent methyltransferase, which encodes MWRIESDVQDAGAPYDRRAAVYDRLVRSRVYNRLAWSTAPSEYEAFAARALAARTGPVLEAAAGSAAATAALHRRSGRPTVLVDLSRAMLERAARRLADDGDDVPERIRLVQADVTALPFPPAGFTTVLALGLAHLFADLDELMPALRAQTAPDGELHLSSLVAETTRGRRYLDVLHRAGEVATPRTADELHAALGAPADFHVSGCMAFAVL